In Anopheles ziemanni chromosome X, idAnoZiCoDA_A2_x.2, whole genome shotgun sequence, the genomic window GGTGGTagcggaggtggtggtggtacgaCGCTCGTACTGGAGGAAGGTACAGGCTTCTTACTATTTACAATGCTgctgtggtggaaaaatagcTAAGACGAGCTCGACTGGTTCATGTTGCCGAACATGCCGGTGGAGAAGGACGTCTGCTGGCCGGCCTGGTTCCCGCCGGCTCCGCCCGAACCGCCCgacccgccaccgccaccaccgccgccgccgccgccaccaccagcaccagtcGCCCCGGTGCTGCTGTTCTGACCGGCTGCGTGCTGATTTTGCGCGTTCGACGAGCGGTTGTGCTTCGACACTGGCGGCTGCAGATACTCGTGCTTCGCCAGCGCAAACACATCCATCCGATCTTCTTTGCGGTACGCGAGGCAACCGCGAATAAAGCTCTGGAAACGAGAATCAACAACATTAGACATAAGACACACGGAGAATACCAACATAGACGCCAACCAACATACCTTCGCCTCGTTCGATACGGTCGGTTTGTTCGCAAACTGCACCTCGGTCGCCTTCAGGATGGTGTTCTCCTCGAGGATGGTCGCCTGGGACTGGTTGTGGCCGAACGGCTTCTTACCGTACAGACACTGGTAGAAGATCACGCCCACGCTCCAGACGTCCACCTTGGACGAAATCTTCGGCGGGTTCTTCCCAACCACGAAGCACTCCGGTGGCAGATACCTGGCGACGACGACCGGCCGATACACGGAACACGGGCGCAAAATTGGaaacaacaaacgaacaaacagtTGGAGAATTAGCTTTTCTGCATCGGAATTGGCTTCTTCTGGGTGGGTTTGGATGCAGGGGGGGATGGAAGGGTGAAAATGGTATGGAAGAAAGTGAGAGTTTTCTATCGcaaacagaaaacatttctAATTGTCGCTAGGTAATGGCAAAGTCAGTGTTATATGACTAGACGTAGTAGACTTTACTGCCAGTTTTCAATGAACGTCAAACAGTTACtttaaatacaattttgaaaaacaaattaagtattttaaaccattatgTGATTTAGATCATAGAGGATAAAAGGAATCTGCTGTTCACTAGGGTTCGGATTTCGTTGCCTATCCGTTAACGTCAAAACTAAACACTTTGCAGCACTTTACAGGTCAGTTGTCAGAGCGTTACTTTAGTTACTACTTAGGGTCAGGTCAGATCAGGGCAGACAGCTTGATTGTTTGTAGTAGCACGAACGAAATCTAATCAGCGACCGTCGAGCGGAATGCCGAGAGAGGTTGGAAGAAGTAAAGTGGCCCCATATTCCATCGGCATGCGGCGGGGTGGGGGCCCACTGCTTGCTTCGTTGCTCACCAATAAGTTCCAGCACCTTGTGACGTAAGATCCATACCATGGTCGGGATTATAGTTCTCTTCGTCCATCACCTTCGACAGACCAAAGTCAGTGATCTTGATCTCACCGCACACGTTACCCTCGGTCAGCAGAATGTTGCCCGGTTTCAGATCGTAATGGATGATGGGCGGCTTGATCTCGTTGAGATACTTGAGCGCCGAAACGACCTGCGAAGTGATAGATAGATTAGGGTTACTCCGATGTCCCGACCGACACGATTCACGAAAATCCCGCACATACCTGCATGATGATCGAACGGGCCTCCTTCTCCGGGATGGTTTTGTGCTGCTTCAGGTAGAAGTCCAGATCGTGCCCGTCGCAGTACTCCAGCACGGTGCAGAACGAGTTGGCATCGATCTCGAACACGTCGTACAGCTTCACCACACGCGGATGATCCAACGCCTTGTGGATGTTGTACTCCCGGAGCGCGTGTCTAAAGCGAGCGTGAAAGACAAGGGCGGTTCATCAATAGCTGTCGTGCCGGACTGGCAGGGGGGTATATTTACTTGATATAGTTCGCCTTCTTGTCCTCCTTCCAGTCTTTGTTGAGCTGGTGCACCTTACAGGCGACGTATCGCTGCTCCTTCAGGTCGAACGCCTTGTGCACCTCGGAGAAGCCACCCTTACCGAGTAGCATTAGCAGCAGGTACCGATCATTCAGCACTGGATGATTGTTAAACCGCGACTAGAAACGAAAACAGGGGTTAACACTGGGGAAGCGCGCCCCTACTTCATCTACGATGCTAATAATTACCTGATCCTCGTTATGTATCCGCTTCAGCTCGCGGATGTGCAGGTTGCGCTCCCGCTCGAGCTTCTCCATCTCGAGCTGCAGATCGGCGTCCTCCTTCTTTAGCGCGTTCTGGCGCAGCTTCAGGATCTCATCGCACTCGTAGTACTCCTGCAGCGTGAAGATCGAGCTGTTGCTCACGACCGGGTCGGGCTTGAGGAACGTGCTATCGTTGCCGTTATGCAGTGACGATCCGCCGCTCGAGCTACCACTGCTGCCACCGACGCTACCACTGCCGgccccgccaccgccacctaGTGAACCGACCCCGCCAGCACCGCCGGATCCGCCGGCCCCTCCGACCCCGCTACCGACGCGATCGGTACCACCAGCACCGCCAGCGGACGCACCGCCCGACGCGGACGAGTTGTTACGCTTGCGGCCACCCTCGCTGTTGGTGGGCCGCTTCTTCATCAGCAGCTTCTTCTGCCGATCGATTTCCTCCCGCTCGGCAGTAATCTCTTCCTGTCGTCTGGGGGCGAAAGGATAGAAAAAGGTCGATCAAAATCTATTCCCCAAACCATTAGCAACTCCGATCAACAAATTGAGGGAGGTAAAGGACGCGCTAATTATCTGAAGGTTCAACCAATCGGATTTGAATCCAGCTGTTGATGGTGTTTACTGAAAAAAGGCTGTACACTTACTTTGCCAGCTCCTGGAAGGCGTAGCCGTCCGTCCAGTTCTCCTGGAACGTCGCACCGACGCGCTGCGTGACGAATTGGCCGAGCCGGAGTCGGTTCTGCATGCACTTCTGGCGCGCCTCCTTCTTCTCGATGTTGCTCTTCTGCTTGAGCAGCTTCTTCACCACCTCGATGCACTTGTTGATGTGGCTCTTGTGCTGCTCGATCGCCTTCTGGTGCACGCTCAGCTGGCACTTCTGCTCGTCTGACAAGCGCGACAGCTCGTCCATGCGCGTCCGGTTGCTCTCGAAGTCGTGGTCCCGCTCGGTGATGTCCGCCTGCGTCAGGTCGGTCTGCACCAGCTTGGTCACCATTAGGGGCGGCGTCGCAGTGGCGGCCGTGGCCTGATGCGAGCTGCCGGCGAAcaggttgctgttgctgttgaccCCATCGCCGAGGAGCTGCTGCTTCCCGACGGCTGACGTTCCGCCCATCACCGGCACCAGCGTCGAGGCGGTGGCCGCGCTGGAAGACGACGACGTGAGCGCCGTGGACTGCTGCtgtgtttgctgctgctgctgtgtctGCGATTGCTGTGATTGCTGCAGCTTCTGTGCAATTGACTTTACCGACGACGTCACAACAGCCCCGCCTGGGAGTTGGAGCACggaattgttgttgttgttattgttcgTACTACTGACGGGTGTGCTGGTGGACGTGGCCACCGACGTCGTGCTGGTGGGGTTTCCGCCACCGGTCACCTCTACTCCGCTGGTGGTCGATGTGGCACCTCCTCCACCGTTACtgctactgttgctgctggtgcaggTAATTGTTATCCGCTGGAGGTGAAGGTGCTGCTCACTGCCAACTCCCGTGCCACCATTGTCccgttgctgctgatggttcGTCCCTACCGCTGCTGCGCTTTGACCGGtagccgccgccaccgcctgTGTGGAAGCAGGTTGCTGCGAGGTTGGAAGGGGTGGCGTTCCCGATTGGTTTTCGCGCTGCTGGGCGTTCGTCGTGATCGTCGTCTGTGCGCCGGTTGTTGTCGTAGACTGTTGTGCGCCTATCTTCCCGACCACGCCACTTTGCTgcttgtgctgctgctggttcgaTGTAGCCGATACGGTGCCCGCACTGGTCACCACCGCTGAAgccgacgacgccgacgatgactgctgctgctgctgcttccgacCACCGAGCAGGTGCTGCGGGATGATGACCAGCGATGAGTACGGCTGACAAACAACGGCGCTGTCGCCACCGGAGTTTTGCCGCAGCACCTGGCCGGTGGCCGAGAGCGCCGGCGAGAGAGGTGTCGCGGCGGACGACGTTGTCGTTGTGGCGACGATCGGCGTCGTCAGAGCTGCCACGGGCCCGGTGGAGGCGGTGGTCGGTccggcggctgctgctgccgcagcCACAGCGGCCGCTGCGGCCGCCGCTGCCGAGGTCGCCGGGGAGCCTGGCGACGCAGGAACTAGAACGGTCGGGGAGTTGGTgttgccgccgccaccgccgcccgaACCACCGGacgccgacgacgaggacgagatCGACTGCCGCACGCCGGAGCGTGTTCCGGTGCTACCGACGAACagatcctgctgctgctgttgttgctgttgctgctgcagcagaacgttggtgctgctgctgttgctcgcGTTGCCGACGGTGCTGGTGGCGTGGGCGATGATGCTGGAGTTGCTCGAGCTGGCCGTGACTGCTACCGCCGCTACCGAGCCCGCCGGTAGCAGCTGCGTCGTCTGCGACGTGGGAGGATACATCGGATACTGACCGTGGGTGgcggactgctgctgctggtgcgcgTTCGGACTTTTGGTGAGTGCGCGCGACGCCAGGTTGCTGCCTGTGGCCGCATTCGTGCCACCGCTCGCCGCTCCCGCCGCCCCTCCTCCGCCCGGATCGACTTGGGGGGACGAATTGGTTATTGCTCCTAAGGTGCCGCCGCCAgcggtgttgttgttgctgctattGCTGACCACGACCCCGACAGCGCCACTGGCAGACGTCGTGACGCtgttggcggcggcggcggcggtggcgttggtggtgttggtggtgctggtgctggtagtCGAGCCGACGGCATAGTGCTGCGTGGCACCCCGTAGCACCGTCGCCACCACTGTCGCCgttgaatgtttgaaaaagtaatCATTTATCTTCTTAGTATCACTTAGCGGCTGCGAAAGCCGCGGGGCCTTAACATTATCTCTACTATCACGCATATGACCTGCGGTGGTTGTGCCACCACCTGCTCCTccatttcctcctcctcctcctgctcccCCCGCAGTTGACGCTCCTCCGCCGGGGCCACCGTTATCGTCCGGTGGTCTCCGTTTTCGCTTCCGATCCGACCCGGACCTGGTTACCTTCTCGACCGGGGTGGCACCCACCAGCCGGggggtgttgttgttggtcgTGGCCCCGGCCGGGAACGCCGGTGTTGCTTGACTGGGTGGTTGagctgccgccgccgcacTCACGACGATCGTCTCGAGCTCCTTATCACTAGGCGACGAGCCGGCGCTCATGTTCGAGTCCTGAtccttgttgttgttatgatgcgactgctgctggtgattgTGGTGATTGTGGTGGTTGTGCTGGTGTTGttggtgatgctgctgctgctgctgctgggggtggtgttggtggggatgatggtggtgatgctgctgctgctgatgcagcGCGTTTCCGGTGCCGGTGATAGGAGGCAACAGCGACGTGGACGCCGAGGCAGTCGTTGTCGTGTTCGTCGGGGTGGCGGACTGcgcgttgctgttgttgttgttgttgccacCTCCACCTGTGGCACCGTTACCAAGGGCTCCTCCACTGTTGGCGTTGGCCGTTATGACCGCCGCcgtctgctgctgcagctcgcCAGTCGTCACCACCGCCGGCGACACTTGCGGCTGTTGATGAAGCTGCTGGTTGTTGGCGGCGTAATGTTGCTGTGGCTGCTGATGGTGTTgcaggtggtggtgatgaagatggtgctgctgttgttgttgttgttgttgctgctgctgctgctgctgttgctgctgttgctgctgctgctgctgttgctgctgctgctgctgctgctgttgctgctgctggagatgtggatgatgatggtgcggaACGGCTTGGTCAACTTGCTGTACTATGGTTGCCTGTGGTGCCATGTGCAACTGAGTAGCGGCAGACATCTACGGAGGcagatcaacaaaaaaaaaacaaactattatAAAACAGACCAGgaaggtggaaataaaaatagtcaAACAATAAGCTAACGTCATCCTTAAGATAGAGAAGCAAGCAGAGCGCGAGTTTCGCGAACGTTCGCCAATtcgttatttaatttaatttatcaaaaaaccaCTGTTACCAAACGGCGATGTACACCTCTCGCTGTTTCTAGGATCTGTTCGGCAAGCTATCCATACAAAGGAGAGCTTTAAATGTGGAAGAACAATCGGAAGAAAATGTGCGAAAAAGAGAGCGAGCGAGtgagagagaatgagagaactcacatataaaaaaaacagagagagagaaagag contains:
- the LOC131290413 gene encoding serine/threonine-protein kinase tousled-like 1, producing MQTDQQERSSRHIAAKRQRKLQLLQQQQQQQQQLRELQEQQLLQQQHQRELQEQLNQQQLHLQLKPIPILPQPFHYHLQPYQPIKHPDDMLSSAYYIYMSAATQLHMAPQATIVQQVDQAVPHHHHPHLQQQQQQQQQQQQQQQQQQQQQQQQQQQQQQQQQQQHHLHHHHLQHHQQPQQHYAANNQQLHQQPQVSPAVVTTGELQQQTAAVITANANSGGALGNGATGGGGNNNNNSNAQSATPTNTTTTASASTSLLPPITGTGNQQQQQHHQQHQHNHHNHHNHQQQSHHNNNKDQDSNMSAGSSPSDKELETIVVSAAAAAQPPSQATPAFPAGATTNNNTPRLVGATPVEKVTRSGSDRKRKRRPPDDNGGPGGGASTAGGAGGGGGNGGAGGGTTTAGHMRDSRDNVKAPRLSQPLSDTKKINDYFFKHSTATVVATVTSTTNTTNATAAAAANSVTTSASGAVGVVVSNSSNNNTAGGGTLGAITNSSPQVDPGGGGAAGAASGGTNAATGSNLASRALTKSPNAHQQQQSATHGQYPMYPPTSQTTQLLPAGSLLQQQQQQQQQQDLFVGSTGTRSGVRQSISSSSSASGGSGGGGGGNTNSPTVLVPASPGSPATSAAAAAAAAVAAAAAAAGPTTASTGPVAALTTPIVATTTTSSAATPLSPALSATGQVLRQNSGGDSAVVCQPYSSLVIIPQHLLGGRKQQQQQSSSASSASAVVTSAGTVSATSNQQQHKQQSGVVGKIGAQQSTTTTGAQTTITTNAQQRENQSGTPPLPTSQQPASTQAVAAATGQSAAAVGTNHQQQRDNGGTGVGSEQHLHLQRITITCTSSNSSSNGGGGATSTTSGVEVTGGGNPTSTTSVATSTSTPVSSTNNNNNNNSVLQLPGGAVVTSSVKSIAQKLQQSQQSQTQQQQQTQQQSTALTSSSSSAATASTLVPVMGGTSAVGKQQLLGDGVNSNSNLFAGSSHQATAATATPPLMVTKLVQTDLTQADITERDHDFESNRTRMDELSRLSDEQKCQLSVHQKAIEQHKSHINKCIEVVKKLLKQKSNIEKKEARQKCMQNRLRLGQFVTQRVGATFQENWTDGYAFQELAKRQEEITAEREEIDRQKKLLMKKRPTNSEGGRKRNNSSASGGASAGGAGGTDRVGSGVGGAGGSGGAGGVGSLGGGGGAGSGSVGGSSGSSSGGSSLHNGNDSTFLKPDPVVSNSSIFTLQEYYECDEILKLRQNALKKEDADLQLEMEKLERERNLHIRELKRIHNEDQSRFNNHPVLNDRYLLLMLLGKGGFSEVHKAFDLKEQRYVACKVHQLNKDWKEDKKANYIKHALREYNIHKALDHPRVVKLYDVFEIDANSFCTVLEYCDGHDLDFYLKQHKTIPEKEARSIIMQVVSALKYLNEIKPPIIHYDLKPGNILLTEGNVCGEIKITDFGLSKVMDEENYNPDHGMDLTSQGAGTYWYLPPECFVVGKNPPKISSKVDVWSVGVIFYQCLYGKKPFGHNQSQATILEENTILKATEVQFANKPTVSNEAKSFIRGCLAYRKEDRMDVFALAKHEYLQPPVSKHNRSSNAQNQHAAGQNSSTGATGAGGGGGGGGGGGGGSGGSGGAGGNQAGQQTSFSTGMFGNMNQSSSS